atgtatgaattctgAAAATGGGCGTATAGTTCCCTTTTAAATTTAACGCTGATTTAGACTATTTGAGCACAAAGAGAAGGTTTTTGAAAAGTTCAATATATTTCGAGGGTTTGTCAGGTAGGTTTCACAGGTCCTGTTAACAAAATTGTTTAGCCTAATAAATGTACAATATTTCTTCACGTTTCCCTTGAAAATGCATGACGTGCTGAAATGTCAAATGTTGAGTTTGGAAATCTGGTGAAATTTGTGATCTAATCTAAGCagcagaagaggaaaaagagacaaaataaaaacaagcaaacaatgGCAGTTTTAAGAGCGTCATAGCACCACTGGTGCcacttaaccctttgaaacctagAGCAACATCACTTTTTTTACTCTCAGGCACcttttgcaaatatttaaacatttgaatCCTGACGGCAAGTTGGTGTGATTTGATtgaagaaatgtcccacaaattgcaaaaaaaaacaagattcagaaaattattttaaaatttattgaatattatttaatatttattatatattatttatttatttgattataaaaattatgttacagaattattataatttttaagcagTCTTTtaaggtcatttccttgtttgatttttgctttcttttttttccaactaatttctttgtttttaattttctctttacaaatttattgcaatttttttttgatCATGTCTTCCTCTCATGTTGCTCATCGcattcttcccatgtttttaaaagaaactttGCTCAGGTTTTAAAGCGTTACAGTGCAGTTTCATTCATATTGTAGATTTCTTGTGCTTTCTTGCTGTTAATAAGGACATCAATAACATTTATATCAAATAACATTTCTTCATAACatcacatatactgtatattgtgcTCAGACTTGTTCCAGCGCTTCATTTAAGAAATCTAAtatcacatttctttttttgtatttcatatGATGGAAAATTCCACCCATGACTGGTACATTATTTAGTAAATATTTCTCTGTAATTCAACTTGGCATGTTGGGTCGCTGTAGGCATCTTAAAAATATCAACTACAATTTTGAAACAGACTCCTGTGGTTTTGAGCCATGCCGCTCTGCACAGCATGAGCCTGGCACGATGGACtcacagaaaatgttttgagttattgagttattaTTGTATATATGTATGAATGAACAACTGCCTTTGCTTCACAGATGGTCTCGTGTCGTACAACGCTCCAGCAGGAGAACAGATGAACTTGCCTTCTTACCCTGCGTATCTCAACGACTCTGTCTACGACGGAGCTGTCAtccacaggtgtgtgtgtgtgtgtatgtatgtgtgtgtgtttctgtttgtccttaattcccccctcctctctttttccACACACCACTACAATGCTTCATCATCGCTCTTATCCTTCATCTGTGCTTTTTCCCCCTCACCTTGTTGTTGCCCCGTCACCATGGTGAGAGCAAAGAGACAGGCGGTGGTGAGTGGGTCATGGTGGTTTACTTAGTTAGGCAATACCTCATGGGAATGACTGAGTCAACCGTGCTTACAAAGTTTAGAACCCGGAATGAACCAATCAGTCTGTTGTTGACAGTCGTGTTTGGATGGTGAATAATGTCCTCCATGACACAGACAGTGGAGGCGACAGTGCAGGGGGAAAAGAAAATGGCCTTTATTACGATGTCACAGCCAACAGCAGGAGACAGAATTGGTTTTACAATGCTGCCACCTAGTGTTGATTAGCTGCACTGTAAAAACTGCTTTTAACAGAAGTGCTTACTTTGAATTTAAAGAATGTTCCTCTTCTTTGTTTCTCAGTATGACGGAGGGTTTGGGCCAGCTGACGGATGGAGTGTGTGGCCTGGATGATTTTACACACAGTCACGTCTATAATGTGTGGCCTGGGTACGATTATGTGGGCTGGACTAACGAGAGCTTCCCCAGTGGATACGTTGAAATCATGTTTGAGTTTGACCGCATACGTAACTTCACCACCATGAAGGTGAGGCTCCTGATAATTACAGCTCATAGTGTCGTGTTTTTTACGTCTCTCATGAGCTTTAAAAGTCTCccgatgtgtctgtgtgtgtgtctaggtCCACTGCAACAACATGTACTCACGGCGTGTCAAGGCCTTCCGCCAGGTGGTGTGTTACTTCCGCTCTGAGGCAGACTGGGAGGCCACGCCGCTCACCTTCAGCCCCGTGGAGGACGAGAAGAATCCCAGCGCCCGTTTCGTCACCGTCAACCTGGCCAATCACATGGCCAGTGCCATCAAGTGCCAGTTCTACTTTGCTGATGCCTGGATGTTGTTCAGCGAGATCACCTTCCAGTCAGGTACAGACCGAAgaactgtgtgtgtggtatATCTGTCTAGTTTTAACACTTTAAGATTCATATACTTCTGCACGTATTTGGAAGTTCTGTATAAAAGTGGTGTATGACTTTGGAATAGAAAGTAACTATTAAAGTCTCTTAAATTTCTGACCAGCTCTGTGCCGTCTGACCTTTCAGATACAGCCATGTACAACACAACACTGGCTCCACCCAAGACAGGAATACCACCCAACATACAACCAGGTTAGTGATCACTCCACACCAGTGGCGGACTGGCAGCTGTCTGATGGGCaggtgaaaaaaatcaaagatggCTCCAGCACACAGTAAATTCTAGCACGTATAACGACCTATGAGGCACTGCATCATGTTTAATCTGCCGTAGAAGCGTCcgagaaggttttttttttttttgagtccaCCAGCGCTCCACACACTTGATTAAGACCTgcacatttaataataataataataataataataataatgatactgTGGCATGCCGATGTGACCTCATCCCTACTTGTCGTGTTTTGCTGCTTGGGCGGAGGTCCCAGTGTTCCTAAAATGATGCCTGGAGAAGCCATTTGCACTGAGCTCTATTGCCTCGCCACTTCCTGAGAGTCTCCTCGCAAGCTGCGAATGCGTAACCATGGTAACCCCTGTGAAGTCTTACACCTCTTATTTCCACTTcatacttacttacttaccGACCGACTTACTGGTCGCTGTTCGTTGTGAACATTGTCCCTGAAAAACGCTGGGCAAGTGGgccaaaaaaacatgaaaagaaaatgacGCCTGGAGCAGCACTTTGCATTGTATCCTGATGCAGAAGGGGTCAGTGGTTCAATTTAGGCAACAATACTACTTAATTTTATTTAGGAAAATATTGTGGATGTCAgctttgagtggcacaaacGCTGCAACTCATGTTGTTTGATGGTCCCAACCATCGGTCTCCTGGGTccaagtcctgtgtttgtcagacccatccacctcctctcccgcctaccctCAGTCGACTTTCACACTCTTTAAACTACGTCCGATGCTCTGGGCGTGTAATATAAAGCAATGGGTTTATACTGGATAGTGGAAAGCCTGGagggtctcacacacacacacgcctcacGTCACAATAATGACGCTGTCTAGAAATTCCCCAAGTGGCGTATTTTGACACCCTGGGAGCGAGACCAGGCTGGACATGAATGACGAATAACAAATAACAATATGTCAACTTTTGTTGTCAAGAACCTTTTCTGAGCATTTGACAAAGTTACCTCGCAGACGTGAATAAAAAtggatgtgatgtcatcataaaAATGCCGTCAGCGTATCAGCAGTAAGAGAACATTTCAGTTCGGGTCTTTTTCTGTCCCACAAGATGAAATTCTTTCTGCAGGAAGacagcataaaaacaaaaaaacacagtaagAGAATGTGCCAATTTCAGACCTTAAAAGTGCTGGAATATACATCTACATTACCACAATAAAATGTTAAGATTAGGGATGAGGTAGAGGGCTAAACTAAGAGTACATGGAACATACACAAATTCCTTAATTCCTTGAAGTGTAACTAAACCCTCAAACCACCTTTTTACAGCTGAAGAACAATGTATAAGTGTATCTAGTGTTGTTGGTGGATCCAGGTTCAAACCTAGACAAAGTCTTTGGATTCTACATATTGTGTTATACAGGGTGACCACGGGTCCTTAAAGAGTCTTAAAATACCTTTACAAATAAAAGACCTTAAAAAGTATTGTCTCAAATTGAGAttaaatgggttttaaatgtattttagtcaCATCACCGATGTAATTTTTGTTATTGCATCTTTAGGAAACATCATTTTAACAGGAGGGAAACACTATTTGACGGGGTACCAGACTTCGACCTGTGTGTGCGCAATGCCACTATTTTTGCCCCCTCGATGCCCTTAGATCACGCAGTGAGTCTGCATTGTTAAACTAGGACCTTGCAAGCTATGGAAAAACCTGTGGTGACTAAAGCCAGTGCTTTGAAATGTTTGCAAAGCAATCTGAGCTGTGTGTCGAAGGTGTTTCAAACGTGGTAAAATGGGGATCAGGGCGGTGGAATCGCAGGTGCAAAGCGTTAAGCACAGAGAGTATCGTCAGGCTCATTTTTACTGTTCATTCATGCAGTGTGTGTACTTGGAAGGagtacattttgaattttgatgTGTATTTCCATCACAAGTTTGGTCTAAATTTCATTTAAAGtggtattaaaaagtcttaaattgaaGTCTTAACCTGTGGACACCCTGTTCTAAATATGCGTGGTGACTGCCCTCTACTGGTTGAAACCATTTATTACATTTCCAGCCAAAACTCTGGGTTTTAGTTAGGCTGTAAAGAGAGGATTGCCTGGCCTCCTGTTTTTCACATTTAGATCACAAAATCAAGAAATCAGTGAGACGGTCAGGATCTGTAAAATAACACTGTCACGTTCCTGTCAACATTCAAAACACTGAACCTACGCGGGAAACAGCTCTTCACACTTTCCACTTGGCCTTCAACATTGGTCTGAGAGGGTGGAAGTGATGTTTGGCTTTTCTTTATTAAGTCTGGTCTATGTGCTCACGGTTATACCTGTGATGTCATGTGAGAGGCTGAAGTTGCATTGCTGtctctgctgcttcaagaaacaagagagtgaaagaaaaagataaaaaggtTGATTTACTCTAACAGTCCCACGCTCCTGATAATCGCTTTAAAGGAGGTTTCTCTCAGcttgtcacagcaggaaaagcacaggtagaactaataacattaatgactTGGCTCTTTTCCATTCAGGTGTGTCAGGTTCTGTAATTTGGGACGCCTCAATGGAATGAGGCTATTTTTAACTTCGCTAGTTACACAAGTAGTGACAGGATTATTCTGCTTTTGCAGCACATTTACAAAAATCCTTTAAATGttaactattattattgtttccATGTCAAAACATGGTTAACCTGCTACATTGCCTTTGTGACATTCACAAGTGGATGTGACAAAATTTCCTGCAGCTTAATGCTGACAAGACAGAGATATTGATCACACGACAAGAACAGGTTCAAATATCAGACAGTGGCTCAATAATTTCACACTGCAGAAactttggtgtcatttttgatCAGTTTAGACAAACATGTAAGTTCGGTAGTTCAATCAAGCCTCCACCTTCTCGGAAATATCTCCAGCATAAGATCAGTCCTTTCCAACAAACATACTTACTTACAAAGCCCTGAGAGGCCTCGCTCCAAGTTATATGACAGATCTTGTATCACTCTATGTTCCCTCTGGCACCCTGAAATCCTCAGATGCATCGCGTCTTGTTGTTCAGAGGTCTAGATTCATTCACAGAGGTGATAAAGTCTTTGCAGTCAGAGCTCTTGACTTTGGGATGACCTGCTGGAGGAGATCAGGGCTGCAAACTCAGTGtcatcttttaaatcacttcagAAATTCTACTTATTTAAAACTGCCTCTCGGTTATTTGAACTGCTGTATTATTGTGTGTTTCactctgttttgtgttttctgtttttatcgCCTTCATCTTAtttgctttgtcttttattcagttttgtaaagcactttgtaactgtgttttaaaaGGTGCTGGATGAATAcagtttattgttattattattattattatgaaatcAAAGCGATCACTAAGTTCAGTTACTGGATCAGCAAATACTTAAATACAGTATGGTGCTGTCTCCGTGTTAAAAAGGTGTGTCTCCCTGTTCCCTCTCCAGAGGACGACCCTACCCACAAAGTCGATGACAGCAACACCcggattctgattggctgtttggtggccatcatcttcatcctggtggtcatcatcgtcatcatcttGTGGAGGCAGGTGTGGCAGAAGATGTTGGAGAAGGTGAGCTCACCTCTGCTGTTGACATTGAGAGTTTCCTTCTTTCGGGAGTTGGTCAGATCTGTTCCTTCACCCCCGCGTCCTTTATTTTAGGCCTCTCGCCGGATGCTGGACGATGAACTAACTGCTAGTTTGTCAATACAGAGCGAGACGTTCGCCTACAACCACAACCAGTCGAGCACAGCCAGCGAGCAGGAGTCTAATTCCACCTACGAGCGCATCTTTCCCCTCGGCCCAGACTATCAGGAGCCGTCGCGCATCATATGCAAGCTGCCGGAGTTCGCTCAGAGCTCAGAGGAGCCTGGTAGGtgaacacacacatctgcatacAAATAAACATCCGTGGTTATTCATGTTCAAAGTGACATGTTTCCATATTGTGTTCCAGCTTCTACGAGCACCGCAGCCTCCAAATCCACCACCACTACCGCAGTCCAGGATGGCGCTCCACACTACGCAGAGGCAGACATTGTAAACCTGCAAGGCGTGACCGGAGGCAACACGTACGCCATCCCTGCACTGACCATGGACCTGCTGTCGGGGAAGGATGTGGCAGTGGAGGAGTTCCCACGAAAGCTGCTCACGTTCAAAGAGAAGCTGGGAGAGGGACAGTTTGGAGAGGTGTGTGCTCGTTGCCATTCGTCTGCAGCTTTTCTTACACTTTCACATGATcctgaaggtccagtgtgcaggagttAGGGGGCATATTGGCAGAAACggaatattataattatattttcttttgtgtacaatcacctgaaaacaagaatcATCATGTTTTCGTTTTGTAAGAATGAGatatttatatctacacagggagcgaATCTGTTCCCAAACCACCCCGTGCACCCTCTCCCTCCATGTTTGTGTTCGTCATGGAAGACATTTCGAAGTTCCACGCGACACACGATTGACATTAAATATTGTCTTACAGACGTTAACAACCGAAATGCTTCGATTGTATTTAAGGTCAAATATATCCTTCTCTATAGAACAATGGTTGTCGTGTTTATTTTACTGCAAAGAGTTGCAGGAACTGAGTAGCTCATAAACATCAGAGTGAAAAAACATGAAGATGTTtccaaaagaaaaagagaaatgacACCAAATAAGCTTCATgtgtgatatttatttatttatttgttgatatatttatttacttagcctcattatttatgtattagtcctgtttatttattgattgatttattttagtGACAAAAGTTTAACATAGAAAAATCCAGGTAAATAGTAGCACATGGATGACAAGTCCAATATAAGTGATTTAAATGCGTATGAAGCACATAAAATGGGAGTAcgttttatttttctccatggTAAAGAAAAATTAGGACACTTTATTTCATCCACCACAGAGAGGGAAGTTTGTCCCAGAGCTTCCAGCTGTATTTATAGCCTACACCTTAATGAAGGGTGCATCGTTCAGCTGGAAACGTGACGATAAACAGTTGCACCGGCATgtgtctacagtagcccagaacggacaaaccaaacactggctctatatAGGCCCCCGCAATGAGCTGAACAGCGTCAGaagaacactgatttgtaacatgaaaatgttttattcaaaattttactggtttaaatcacttggtctgtttgttttggagaggaagagacctctggtGATAATTTAGCTCGCactaaaaacttcctgaacaatgaacactgaaggaattgtAACCAGGAGTTCACACGTGGCACATGTCCtcgtcctcactgctagatgccactaaaccctaCGCACTAGACCTTTGaagcacaaacaaataaatgttataAGTGTTGctttcctcatcttcctcctctcaggTGCACCTGTGTGAAGCAGAGGGAATGCAGGAGTTCATGAATAAAGAGTTTCTATTCGACATCTCCGAGGACCAGCCAGTTTTAGTGGCTGTGAAGATGCTTCGTTCAGACGCCAACAAAAATGCAAGGTAGACGCTCGAGTGATCTGCACCACACACCTCATTCTTAGCCTGTacctgaaactgaaaataaatgttgatatgaaaATGTCAGGTTTATATCATTCTGATTCCTCTGTGTGAACTAAGTCACCcgcctttttttgtgttttggcaGGAACGACTTCCTGAAAGAGATAAAGATCATGTCACGTTTGAAGGACCCCAACATCATTCGCCTGCTGGCTGTGTGCATCTACAGCGACCCGCTCTGTATGATCACAGAGTACATGGAGAACGGAGATCTCAACCAGTTTCTGTCCCGCCACGAGCCTGAGGGACAACTCGCTCTGCTCAGCAACGCACCTACTGTCAGGTGAGTggtgatgaacacacacacacatatatatatatatatacctatttgtgtgtgtcattctgtTGTTCTGTTCCCGTCACATGACTCTGTTTATTTGCTCTCCAGCTTCAATAATCTGATCTACATGGCGGCTCAGATAGCGTCGGGGATGAAGTACCTCTCCTCTCTAAACTTTGTTCATCGAGACTTGGCCACGCGGAATTGCCTGGTGGGCAAAAACTACACGATAAAGATAGCTGACTTTGGCATGAGCAGAAACCTGTACAGTGGTGACTACTACCGCATCCAGGGCCGAGCGGTACTGCCGATACGCTGGATGTCATGGGAGAGCATCCTGCTGGTAAGGACCAATACTTGACGCTATACTCTGCAGGAGAACAGAATGAAACAATGTATGGACTCAGACAAGAGTCGTCCTTCTCCACGGGCTGTTGAGAAGCGTTGAGAAGTGTTGGAGACATGAGGgcttagataaaaaaaaaatgtttaaatggtcTTCAACA
This sequence is a window from Epinephelus lanceolatus isolate andai-2023 chromosome 6, ASM4190304v1, whole genome shotgun sequence. Protein-coding genes within it:
- the ddr2a gene encoding discoidin domain-containing receptor 2 isoform X1, whose product is MKLWDVHFLLLILLYLLGAVTSQVNPGVCRYPLGMSGGQIQDEDISASSQWSESTAARYGRLDFEEGDGAWCPEITVEPDSLKEFLQIDLRSLHFITLVGTQGRHAGGIGNEFAQMYKIKYSRDGSRWISWRNRQGKQVIEGNRNAYDIVLKDLEPPIIARFVRFMPVTDHSMNVCMRVELYGCEWLDGLVSYNAPAGEQMNLPSYPAYLNDSVYDGAVIHSMTEGLGQLTDGVCGLDDFTHSHVYNVWPGYDYVGWTNESFPSGYVEIMFEFDRIRNFTTMKVHCNNMYSRRVKAFRQVVCYFRSEADWEATPLTFSPVEDEKNPSARFVTVNLANHMASAIKCQFYFADAWMLFSEITFQSDTAMYNTTLAPPKTGIPPNIQPEDDPTHKVDDSNTRILIGCLVAIIFILVVIIVIILWRQVWQKMLEKASRRMLDDELTASLSIQSETFAYNHNQSSTASEQESNSTYERIFPLGPDYQEPSRIICKLPEFAQSSEEPASTSTAASKSTTTTAVQDGAPHYAEADIVNLQGVTGGNTYAIPALTMDLLSGKDVAVEEFPRKLLTFKEKLGEGQFGEVHLCEAEGMQEFMNKEFLFDISEDQPVLVAVKMLRSDANKNARNDFLKEIKIMSRLKDPNIIRLLAVCIYSDPLCMITEYMENGDLNQFLSRHEPEGQLALLSNAPTVSFNNLIYMAAQIASGMKYLSSLNFVHRDLATRNCLVGKNYTIKIADFGMSRNLYSGDYYRIQGRAVLPIRWMSWESILLGKFTTASDVWAFGVTLWEILNFCKEQPYSQLTDEQVIENTGEFFRDQKRQIYLPQPVLCPDSLYKIMLGCWRRNTKERPSFQEIHRALAEMQP
- the ddr2a gene encoding discoidin domain-containing receptor 2 isoform X2, translating into MKLWDVHFLLLILLYLLGAVTSQVNPGVCRYPLGMSGGQIQDEDISASSQWSESTAARYGRLDFEEGDGAWCPEITVEPDSLKEFLQIDLRSLHFITLVGTQGRHAGGIGNEFAQMYKIKYSRDGSRWISWRNRQGKQVIEGNRNAYDIVLKDLEPPIIARFVRFMPVTDHSMNVCMRVELYGCEWLDGLVSYNAPAGEQMNLPSYPAYLNDSVYDGAVIHSMTEGLGQLTDGVCGLDDFTHSHVYNVWPGYDYVGWTNESFPSGYVEIMFEFDRIRNFTTMKVHCNNMYSRRVKAFRQVVCYFRSEADWEATPLTFSPVEDEKNPSARFVTVNLANHMASAIKCQFYFADAWMLFSEITFQSDTAMYNTTLAPPKTGIPPNIQPEDDPTHKVDDSNTRILIGCLVAIIFILVVIIVIILWRQVWQKMLEKSETFAYNHNQSSTASEQESNSTYERIFPLGPDYQEPSRIICKLPEFAQSSEEPASTSTAASKSTTTTAVQDGAPHYAEADIVNLQGVTGGNTYAIPALTMDLLSGKDVAVEEFPRKLLTFKEKLGEGQFGEVHLCEAEGMQEFMNKEFLFDISEDQPVLVAVKMLRSDANKNARNDFLKEIKIMSRLKDPNIIRLLAVCIYSDPLCMITEYMENGDLNQFLSRHEPEGQLALLSNAPTVSFNNLIYMAAQIASGMKYLSSLNFVHRDLATRNCLVGKNYTIKIADFGMSRNLYSGDYYRIQGRAVLPIRWMSWESILLGKFTTASDVWAFGVTLWEILNFCKEQPYSQLTDEQVIENTGEFFRDQKRQIYLPQPVLCPDSLYKIMLGCWRRNTKERPSFQEIHRALAEMQP